Part of the Ciona intestinalis unplaced genomic scaffold, KH HT001123.1, whole genome shotgun sequence genome is shown below.
aagaaaaaggGCACTGAACTTTGACCGATTTTGgtttctaaactactaaagaaaaaaaacaaattttattttggatttggTGTAATAAATGCTTTTTCTTtgtgaatatatttaaaaaaagcaaaaatgtaaaccttactatgttttaagtttttttacttgAACCTATCTACAAAGCAAAATTATGCTGACTTGGCAATTTTTCAAACCTAatgtttaacacaaaaaaataacttttaaactgaaaaaagtGCCGAGTCAGCATTTTTGTGGCCATGTtcaatcaaaaataaaaacataataaagctTATCAgactttacatttttttatatattcttgaagaAGCATTTGTTATAccaaattgaaaataaatttgaattttctttagtattttagaaaccaGAAATAATCAAAGTTTTAGGAATATTTTTCTTATGCGAAAAATTGAATGCATCTTACTCCAGCCGTTGATTTTGcggttttgaaacttattttgttcCAAACCTGTTTCagattttgaaactttgtagGTAGCTATAAATCACATTTCagcatttcatttttttggtatGGTTTAATACTACTCTTCATTAAAGTAAATTGATTTTTCGGAGGGCTCGAAGGTGTTCAAAATGTTTGCAGTATATTTGGCAGAAATACTGTATGAcctcaaaacaaaaaatagctATCTTATCAACCATCCGAAACTACCTTTTTAACAGCAACTCTTCTTCTACACTGCTGGTCAATTGCGGAGAAAATTAAAGCTCTCGACCCGCATCCAAGTGGATAAACATCTCTATAACGAGAAGAAATATCGCTCATATCAACTGTAATAAGGCGTGTGTCACATGCTTGCGACTCGTTGGCTTTCAGTTTGTGTTCTTCATCACTTTGACCATCTATTACTGCTGCATCATCCTGCATGTTTTTGTGACAACAATAAATCGAATAGAATTCCAGTGTGTGTTGTGTGGTATTCCGTGCCAGCAGTAATAGTAAGAGTGAAGACTGTATGTATTGCTcagcaaaaaacaaaaccttcaCTCTACAAAACAAATCAACACAAGGTTCAGTACACACATTGTCAACTATCTGAACATCCtgtctattttttttcttaggaTATATTTGGATACGTTTGAAAAGTTGTATCAAATCTATAGATATTATTAACTCCCTGTCTCCCTCACCCTTCTTATTTGCAACATTAACAGGTTCACAGAAGAGTTGTTGgctgtgttttaataatgtcTCATACTTAACTGGAAGCAAATAGTACAACTTGTATGAATTTatggcactagtgaagaatccttcggTACagagcagaataggctggtggaaagtggaGGAGaagttggtggttaggggttgatggttagagggttagtggttataggagtTAGTAGATAGGTGTTGGtaaatagggtggggggaagattcttcacttgCACCTGAACAGTTGTGCACACTAAAGCAACAGACCAAACTAAATTTTCTTCAGGCAATTTCTCCTTAGATCTAAATGATTCTTTCTTATTAAGAAACAGAAGAAGCTAATGCTGCCTGCTGTtcttacaaataaattaaatataacacactAACTGTGTTTTCCTAGAGAGATcagacaaatttaaaataaaatagaaaaactgAACCACAACTACTCACGACACTAAAATAAACCCCATTTCATATCGGATATCGCTAGTATTGACATGATTATGCTGTCTTAATTATCTGTTTCTGTTTTGCCATTGTAAAGGTATTGTACGATTGACCAAAGACCATAGTTATTCGCCGTATAACCATTTACTTTGTCATTTACACCTTTGAAACGTGCGTACACAACCAACACCCGATTAACAAAGAGCCTCGTCTCGTCACATCCCAACCTTCGTCGGATAAAAAGAAAACCCAGCTGTCGACAGTCAGCCAATCAGAGCCGACCGTTGTTACACAACGAAAACCAACCAAGCGTAAAATAGACTGTTTGTTCTGCGGCATAGATATCTAGGCTAGTACCATTAGAATACATGAAAGTTAATATCTtgggtttattttttgttaacgcaaaatatgaaaattacatttttggttttaaagcaTACCATCAGATCACCAgtaactcagaggtaatgtGTATAAgccttgtcgctgctaccatatattgtgggcgtatgtgtccttgagccgGTGgacattaatgggttgtctaaattaatagcaatacataaaaaaatctaaaaaaaacaatccttTACAAAGTCCTTTACAAAAAATCCTTTACTTTtcttgtaactcgtaagctgacactaggtgtataaacacccgtgttaaactgttaacgactgtcgttttcctacTAGAGACGCTACTGCACATACGCAGTAACTCGGAACAAATGCAATTCTATTccattctttgtgggtgaggtccctgtgaagagacctgggatttaggccagattaggcccattaccccaacacccgggaaGTCCATTTACATCGTTCATGCGACCGGTGATGCCGCTCCATCTCAGACCCATCGACAACACAGTCCCCAACTCTATCCGCGACACACAGTCCAACAAATACAATGCAAGCTCCAATAAATACGTACCAACTGAAAAAAGTTCCGGgtgaaatattatacaaagcATATTCTACCATCTGTAGGCCTATTGTTGGCGTCGCTATATGATTCATTCATTTTCCCGGTACAAATATgtaaggtgggggaaagacggaacacctttagcacacaatatccaaacatactgaccgtatttttaaaaaataacaacgttctatgtgAGTTGTGGGAAaccgattttataattctttgaatgtaccttgtttacaaccaaattggacgagaaataCAATGCAAAGGTGTCCTGTTTTCTTCAACTCAACTAAATGTTTGTAACGGGCTATTGCACAGTCGCCGAGACGCTGCTGCCCAGTAGATCGAAAGacacataatatacaagcTCCAATAAATACGTATACCGACTGAAAAAGGTTCCGGACGCAATATATTACTAAATACATTTTGCACCGTTTCACGGTACATTTGTACCATCTGTACATCAAAGCCTCTGCTTTGTATTTTAGAGACCTTactactgttttttttatgttcgATCGAGCTGACCAAAAAAGAGATAACGGTTAGTTTGCGTAGGCTTCCTGTACACTACGTTGGTTTTAATTCTTCTGTCTTTGTCCCGACTCACCTCAACAGCATCTAAGAACGCTATATTCTCCCTTTATTCTCCTTTTCTGAGGTAGACTGGATGCACTCCCCTATTCCGTTTATGTTATCCAAAAAAGGGTGAATCTGTTTAACACCAATGGTGGCAAACGTGTCGTCAATGTAACGCTTCCAGTAGCGAGGAGGATGCACGAAAGTAGTGTGAGCCTCCTCTTCAATAGCTCCATAACAATGTTTGCAGTGACGACACAGATCGGCGAACCCATCGCTGTACCAAACACTTGTTGATAGAACGTACCCTGAAACTCGAAACATGTAGCGTTGAAACACAAAAAATCATCCATTCCTAAGAGTCATGACCGCCGAAATCGCCAGAGGTATCGAGACGTTAGTTAACCATACAGTTGGGTTGTCCACTCATCCGTTCAGTGTAACTGACGAAATTCAGAGAGAGAACCTCACGTTTCCTGTAAAGACGGCgaacaaaattatttacctTACGTTCTTTGGAAGGAGTCGGATAAATTGCCCTTTCCCTATCTCCTCTTTACAGCCCTTTATCACGTATCGCCCTTTTTCCCACCCTTTCCTTCTTTTTCGCTTGCTTGTGTATTGTTGCGTTTCATCCCCCAATGAAGTCTATAGCCGTATATGGCAGAGGAAACGTTGGAAAcacactacgtttttatatcAGATGGTCACTGTCACAAATTTACGCTGTTATTGTTCTAGACACTGCAATTATTACGCTGTTCTTTTGTTTGTGTGTCTTTCGTCGTGAAATTGTTGCGTATAAGCGTGTGGTGGTCTGTAGGGAGTGACACGATAcgagaatgaataaatgaatgcatggAGAACCGGAGAGTAGGAAATACAGTGGATGGAATAAATGAGGTTCGAGAGTGAAGTGAACTATATACATAATTGCTGCCTAAGTTACGTGTTGTTGGGAATACGAGAAACAGGCACAACGTTTTAGCTACGGTGAATTTAATGGGACCAGCTTCAAGACACTTTCGTTAGTTAATTCCAACTAAGAATCCACCCGTCACGTGTAAAAACGTGACAGtcactaatatattatttatatatactatcCCTGGTAGTAGAAGTAAGAGAACAacgatttttgttttctggCAATTCGAGGAtaaattttggtttgtttgtttaaatattatatttatttattcaaatatacagTCGCGCTCACCAACAGTTTTACAACACTATGATTCATACTAGCATGTTTAGTTGGAAATATCAAAGCAAATACATTTTTAGGGTAAACTTTGAACATAACGCTTTTgatcaaacaaaaaagtagTTGCAAATTATTCGCTGTTTTAAATCCGAATATTTCATATTGGATTCTATGCTCGATTTTGCTATACCATTGTGGCGATTAAATTGTATATCACTGAAGCGTCTATTGACCTTTGTATACCAGAGTCTGTAATATTCTTCTAAAGACTAAAACCGTTAAATCGTCGAGATATTATACAGGCTACATTTAAAATCAGATTCCtcgatatatattttaatttggatTATAATTCACAATTCTtacacaaagataaaaaaagtcGAAGAACGAGTTcaaagttaaacaattttgGTAATTAATATTACATGGTGTATAATAACTTAATGATgagtaataattaaaattatcgATGTACATTTTAACGAAAGGCTTAGGACAATAATAATACAATGCACAAAGTTAAGAATAACGCGGTTGTATGCAATGAATACTGGATACGATAGGCATAACTCGGACAACTTATGGTATATTCCTTAAACACATCGTCCATTTTGTCAGTTACGTTCATTACGCCTTGTTGTAAGTTAACTTCCTGttgtgaaaaaatgtttattaatgAAAAACTTGTATATTTAACGTTAGGATTTCTAAAACGTTCGAAAACTAATCTTAAACTTTTACAACCACAAAGTGAATGCATTGGATCAGTGTTTCTTAACCTATGGGTATTACACCGCCCAATGAGATTTCGACTTAAATTTAAGGCGGTAACTTAGATTAAAATTAAGGTAAGATAacaagttctttgttttactttttcttatAATATGCTAAGATATGCAAAGGTGTAAGAGGGGGTCTTTTTCCACCGGTGATTCTGATTTTTACCCTTcttcaaaataaacttaagTAGGCTATGATTGCTGTGTAGGCTAAAGCCGTCGTTACCATAAAAGTTGCAGTGGTCTAATTTAATCAGTGTTAGCGCCGCACACTagtcaataaaacaaaatgtttaatatcaCTGCGTATTGTCTAGTCCcgatgttttaattttgtatttaaaatggaaaagaaATATCACCTGAACTCCAAGCATATATCGATCCAGAATGTGAGGTGGAATTGTGGAACCTGGCAGaggaaaaaatggaaaatgcCGCTCCAAGAACATGTAAAACTCAAATCCGGGAGTAACGTGATGTTCCGCGCACTGTCCGACAGCTGTACCAAGGCTGGTAACGTTGAAAGTATTGGGCATTGCTTTCATATTCGATGGTTGCTTCATATTGCATATTAATTCGCAAACTGCAGTGTATGTTGTTGGCTGCGTAatacacatttaaatataactaacGTAGTATGCGCATAAAGTGCCATATGTGGGTctcttttattacaatttacactatatataaagttggGTAACCACTCTACAGTACTCGAAATAAGCATTCAAATATTATACTTACACTTGAATTCAAATAATGAATGCTCTTTATTTTAGCTCTGACAAATATTTCTGCATCTTTAGCTCTCTCGTTTTCTGGAAGAGGTTTCCAGTCCGGCGGAACATAGAGACAACCATCCGAAAGTAAGCAATGCTGTAGTTGAACTGACAACGCCTTGACAAAATTGAAACGGAATTAAACCAAGATTAATTActttgaat
Proteins encoded:
- the LOC100180302 gene encoding uncharacterized protein LOC100180302; the encoded protein is MTSTFKVILLAVTLILNSFRVIGICSNLPSNWAPQNIATRATASPAIAYVKVREITNRNVELWGNTYSAVVDLICNVKADRGIILPLDFTIEKMGAQPNNCPLRDVVAGNNYIIFLDRGQVTPGVFTPIAVNQEQCVFDDSWDNLQALSVQLQHCLLSDGCLYVPPDWKPLPENERAKDAEIFVRAKIKSIHYLNSSPTTYTAVCELICNMKQPSNMKAMPNTFNVTSLGTAVGQCAEHHVTPGFEFYMFLERHFPFFPLPGSTIPPHILDRYMLGVQEVNLQQGVMNVTDKMDDVFKEYTISCPSYAYRIQYSLHTTALFLTLCIVLLLS